One window from the genome of Mastacembelus armatus chromosome 18, fMasArm1.2, whole genome shotgun sequence encodes:
- the LOC113125399 gene encoding ladderlectin-like: protein MTCGQCPFTPTCPSGWTEYCGRCFVYAPKASTWGDAQKNCQSMDANLASVRNAEEYEAIKTMIAKSKGTGSAWIGGSDAQQEGSWFWINGDNFKYTNWAPGQPDNFEGVQHCLQMNYGDAKLWDDLNCKTPLPSICAKNLF from the exons gCCAGTGTCCATTCACTCCAACTTGTCCCTCTGGTTGGACTGAGTACTGTGGCCGTTGTTTTGTCTATGCTCCCAAAGCCTCAACGTGGGGTGATGCTCAG AAAAACTGCCAGTCCATGGATGCAAACCTTGCATCTGTGCGCAATGCTGAGGAGTATGAGGCCATTAAGACCATGATAGCCAAGAGCAAAGGGACTGGATCAGCCTGGATTGGAGGCTCTGATGCACAACAG GAGGGTTCCTGGTTCTGGATTAATGGAGACAActtcaaatacacaaactggGCTCCTGGACAGCCTGACAACTTCGAAGGCGTTCAACACTGCCTGCAAATGAACTATGGAG ATGCAAAGCTCTGGGATGATCTGAACTGTAAGACTCCTCTCCCATCCATCTGTGCCAAGAACCTCTTCTGA
- the LOC113141537 gene encoding ladderlectin-like, which produces MKTLILAALLCALLALTSAQGVFLCEVHESSEKNRCFTYVPRAMSWADAQKNCRSLDANLASVLDSREDRLIQKMIGDGTAAWLGGTDAKQEGNWSWTDGTPFRYTNWAPGQPDNWQGNENCLHITAEGKMWNDLNCDQLLPSFCIKNLF; this is translated from the exons atgaagactctgattctggctgctcttctttgtgccctGTTGGCTCTGACCTCAGCTCAGG GAGTCTTTTTATGTGAGGTGCATGAGAGCTCTGAAAAAAATCGTTGCTTCACCTATGTTCCCAGAGCCATGTCCTGGGCTGATGCTCAG aaaaactgcCGGTCCCTGGATGCAAACCTTGCATCTGTGCTTGATTCCAGAGAGGATAGACTGATTCAGAAAATGATTGGTGACGGTACAGCAGCATGGCTTGGAGGCACTGATGCAAAACAG GAAGGTAACTGGTCCTGGACTGATGGAACACCTTTCAGATACACAAACTGGGCTCCTGGACAACCTGACAACTGGCAGGGCAATGAGAACTGTCTGCACATAACTGCTGAAG GGAAGATGTGGAACGATCTGAACTGTGACCAGCTTCTTCCATCCTTCTGTATCAAGAACCTGTTCTGA